One part of the Indicator indicator isolate 239-I01 chromosome 5, UM_Iind_1.1, whole genome shotgun sequence genome encodes these proteins:
- the C5H2orf88 gene encoding small membrane A-kinase anchor protein gives MGCIKSKNAFAGSNALQDERITGGNEGCTGEKSSLIGAKADDKGPSSTIVLDYAHRLSREILDQAVKQWAVTESKYSDIPFIESDVP, from the coding sequence ATGGGATGCATCAAATCCAAGAATGCCTTTGCAGGTTCAAACGCTCTCCAGGATGAGCGCATCACGGGAGGTAACGAAGGCTGCACCGGGGAGAAGTCCTCGCTGATAGGAGCCAAGGCGGATGACAAAGGTCCTTCCAGCACCATAGTGCTGGACTATGCACATCGCCTCTCGCGGGAGATCCTCGACCAGGCGGTGAAGCAGTGGGCAGTGACTGAGAGTAAATACAGCGACATCCCCTTCATCGAGAGCGATGTGCCCTGA